GGCGATGAGGCGATCAAGCGCCTGGTCGAAGGCGATCATCTTGTCCTCGGCCATTCCGCCGGCGCGAATGACCGGACCCTTGCCGCGAACGGTGATTTCGCAACGGATGGCGTTGGATGGATCACCCTTGGACTCATTGGCGGTGAATTCGACCTCGGTACGAATCACACGGTCCTTGAGCTTGACGATCGAATCATTCAACCGGCGACTGACCAGATCGCGCGTTGCGTCGTTGATACTGATACGGCGCCCGGTGACGATGACGTCCATCTTGATCCCCTTTCGGTGGATTATCTCTATCGACGGGCCTGCAGGCCACTGGCTCATGAATCGAAGGGCTGTCCGACCCGCAGACGACGAAGGCACGAGCCGCAGAGTCCCCCGGTTCGGATGGGGAGTCTGATGCGTCGTGCCATGTCACAACGCTAGCGGGTTTGGTCGCCCGGGGCGAGGGGTGACCCGACACGGCGGGGCACGGATCCGGCCAATTCCGTCTGTGCCGCACAGGCGACGCCCCACACCCGGGCCCCGGCGGCACGCAGGGCCCGCACGGCCTCCCGGACCGTCGCGCCCGTGGTCACCACATCATCGACGACGACGATCGGGCGCGCCTGCCACAGCTGTGGACCGCGGGTTCGTGGGAGGCACCATCGCGGGGAACCGATGCTCATGGTGCCGTGCTGGCCTGCTCGTCGGGCAGCTGATCCCAGGCCGATCTGATCGCGGGTCGCACTGACCCTGCGCAGCAGCTTGCACCATTCCAGCCCGCAGACGGCCGCCGCGCGGCGGGTGATCGTCGTCGTGTGGTCAAGGCCCCGGGCCCGCACCCGGCGTGGATCGGCCGGCACCGGAACCAGGATGGGGACCTCGCCGCCGGCGCCTGCGGTCGGGCCCCTCGCACCCCAGAGGGGCGATGCGTCGCCGCCCGGCCCCGCGAGCAGCAGGCCTGCCAGCGCCCGGGACACGAGCCGAGACAGGGGTGCTGCCAGGGTCCATGCGCCCCGGTCCTTGAAGGCGATCACCAGTTTTCCGGCGATGGGGTCGTAACGGCTGCCCGACCAGACCGGAACCATGCCATCGACCAGGTCATCCCCGTCGGGTTCACGAACCAGCGGTCCGTCGTCGAGGCGTCGGTCGCACGGGGCACACAGCACCGGTCCCGGTGATCCGCAGGCCACGCACTCCGAGCCGAGGAGCAGGTCCTGCCCCGCTGCAATCACATGCGAAAGGTTCATATGGGCAGTGTGTGCGCGCCCGCTCGATCCGGTGCATTCCGGTGGTACGTGCGCACGGCAGCATCGCGCACCGGGGCCGGTTCACACCGTCAGGGGTTCCGGGATCCAGCGCACATCGGTGGTGTGGCCGAGTCGATAGCCCAGTCCGCGCACCGTCGTCACGATCCGGGGCCGGTCGGGGTCCGCCTCGATCTTCGCCCGCAGCCGCTGCACGTGCACCGTGACCACGCGTTCGTCGCCGGCATGTCCGTATCCCCAGACCTCCGCGAGGAGTTCCTCGCGGCTGAAGACATGTCCGGGTCGTTCGACCAGGGTGACCAACAGCTTGAATTCGGTCGGGGTCACGTTGATCGGCTCGCGGTGACGGCGCACCTGCCGGTTGTCCACGTCGACCTCGAGGTCATCGACCATCACCGTGTGCCGCGCCTGGATCCCATTGCGCCGACGCCGCATGCGCGCCTGGACGCGCACGAGCAGTTCCGCACCCGCGAACGGTTCGACGATGTAGTCATCAGCTCCGGCCCGGAATCCCTCCACGATGTCCTCGGTGGCCGAGCCGGTCGACACCAGGATGATGGGCACATCGGATTCCCGCCTGATCTCACGGCAGACATCCAGTCCACTGCGACCGGCCAGGCCCACTTCCATGACCACGAGGTCGGGCCTGGTCTCGTGGAACGACTTCAAGGCGATGGACGCGCTGGCGCACCACCGGGTGGCAAAGCCAAGCTCCGAGAGCAGGTCATGCAGTTCATCGGCGCGTTCCGCGTCGTCCTGGACGATCAGGACCAGCCCCGGCCCGCCGACCTCAATGTCCGTCATCAACTCCACCAGAATCACAGCACGCGAAGCACGGGCACCAGAACGGAAAACCTGTGCCTTGCCACTATAGGAAGCTGGTGGACCCCGCCGGGAGTTGTCCGGATGTGGAGCGGGCTGGCAGGTCCCGGTCGGGGCTCAATTCAGGGCGGGCTTGTCGGCGTAGCCGCTCAGCAGGCCGGCATCCCCGCCGACGCGGCGCAGCACGCGCCGCCACAATCCCTCGGCCTGGGCGCCGAACACATCCTCATCGCGGGCCGGTGCGCGCAGCCAGACCCCGCGATCAAGCTCATCGGACAGCTGTCCGGGGTCCCAGCCGGAGTAGCCGGCAAAGACGCGGACGTCGCTGTAGGCGCCGGCGGCGATCTCCACGGGGGTGTCCAGGTGCAGCAGGCCGACGTCGCCCAGCACGGGCCGCCATCCGGGGGGTTCCTCACCGCTATCCATCACCTTGGCCAGGCAGATCGCACCGTTGGGGGCCACCGGGCCCCCGGCGAAGAGCACCGATGGTGGGTTGAGCTCCCCCGCCCAGGCGGGGAGCACTTCTGCCACCGGCGTGGTGGAGGGCTTGTTGAGGGCCACCCCGATGGCACCGTTCTCGTCATTGTCGAGCAGGAAGATGACGGCCTGGTCGAAGAATCCACCGCCGGCCGCCTCAGAGCTGACCAGCAGCTCACCTGCGTGGGGCGACGACGAGAAGTTCACGCCCCAAGTCTGGCACGCGACGACGAATCGTCGGCCCCGGGTGGGCCGTCGTCGTGTCCCCCCGTGCCCTAAGCGTGCCCCCAGCGTGCCCCCAGCAGATGAAATCGTGGCCGATTCGTGGCGATTCGTTGCGACCAGTTGCGGGAAGCGTCCGGCGTGAAACCCTGGTGGGCACGCCAAAAGGCCCCGTCCCTTGCGGGGCGGGGCCTTTAGTGGTGGAGGTGGCGGGAATTGAACCCGCGTCCTGACGTAACGAACCAGATCTTCTCCGGGTGCAGCTGACATTGCGGTCTACTCGGCTCCTGTGCTCACGTCAGCAAGTCACAGCCAAGCCCAGTTCGAGAAAAGTCCCTGTCGATCCCTCGAACGCAGATCGACAAGCAAGCCCTCTAAATGAGGCCAGGATCCGGACGGAAGGCTACATCCGGGCTGACCCTTCGGTCACTGCTCAGGCAGCGAGAGCGAAGTCAGTGCGATTGGTATCGGCACTTATTGGTTTCCAGAGGACATTAACGAGATGACTCTGGATTCTCGACCCGCTTCTTCTGGAACTATCACTCCAGTCGAAACCGATCACCCCCATGTTTCTGGTCTTGCGTATTCAATTGTACTGTTCAGTTGTCACGAGGGCCGCACAGGGCAGTGCCCGCAGCTCCCTTATCTCCTCCAACGCTACCCCATGGCCCAGTATTCCCGCACGGGCGCCTACTTCTCGTCGAGCACCCGGATCGGCAGCACTCGTTGCAGGACATTGCGCGAGTCCTTCCCGTCCGAGGCATTGAGCCCCGACACCACGATCAGCACGAGCGCCAATGCGGACCAGACGGCAAAGGGTATCCACCCCAGCCCGAGCAGGGCACTGAACCCCACCACCAGCGCGGACACGATGGCAATCGCAATCTGGGTGTTGAAGGCCTTGGCCGCCTCCCGATGGGGGTAGCTGTGTGGCTTGGACAGCGCGTAGACGGCCGCGGGGCCAACGATCCAGGTGAACGCGCCCGACCAATGGGCGGCGGCCCCGGCCCAGCGTCCAGCACTTCGTCGCACTTCCCGGGGCACGACCACCGAGGGGTAGGCCCCGAACTGACCGACCACCTGGCTGGCGAGTCCTGCCTTCACAAAGCCCTCGAGTGCCGCATTGAGCTCCCGGCGTGTCCGGGCGCGCAGCACCTTGTCGATGCGCCGCCCGAACTCCTCGTGGGACAGGCGGCCTTCGGCGTAGGCGTCCTGCAAATAGCGCTCACTGCGTTGACGTTGCTCTTCGGTGATGGGTGCGTCGAGCAGGTCTCGGCCCGCAGCGCCGAATGACTCCGGCGTGAATCCGGGGATCGGCGAACCTGATGGCATCGGCATACCTCAACTCTGCCCGCAGCCCCTGGCCAAATCCAAGGCCATTGCGGCACGGACATGCCCCATTGGTCCCCGATCATCGGGACTCAGTGGCGGTGCCGCCGATTGCGGTCGGCCAGGTCGCGCTCGGCCTCACGGTTCATGTCGCGCTCGCGGATGGTTTGGCGCTTGTCCCACTCCCGCTTGCCCGTACCCACGGCAATCTCCACCTTGGCGTTGCCGTCCTTGAAGTAGATCGACAGGGGAACCAGGGTGCGCCCGCCCGAATCGCCCAGGGCGCGCTCGAGGCGCTTGATCTCCTGGCGGTGCAGGAGCAGCTTGCGCTTGCGCATCGCCGAGTGGTTGCGCCACGTCCCCAGGGTGTACTCGGGAATGTTGGCATTGCGCAGCCACACCTCGTTGTCGTCGATGGTGGCGAAGGCGTCAACCAGGGACGCCCGACCATCACGCAGGGACTTCACTTCGGTGCCGGTCAGCACGATGCCCGCTTCGAGGCGCTCGCCGATCGAATAGTCATGCAGCGCCTTCTTGTTGCGGGCGATCATCTTCTCGCCCTTTTCACGAGGCATCGCAGCTCCCTTCTCTCGGCGTGACGCGTTCCTCTTGGCGCGACGCGCCTTCCGGCGTGACGCGACCAATCAGGCTAGCGACCGCATCCTTCGCATGGCGAATCAGCGGCTGCGGCCGTGAACCAGCCCGGTTGCCAACCCTATGCGGGCTCACCAACCGCCGGCGCCACCGCCGCCACCACCACCACCGGAGAAGCCGCCGCCACCGAAGGCGCTGCCACCGCTGCCGAAGCCGGCTCCCCCGGAGGACTCCGGCACGCTGATGCCCGAATCGACTCCGCTGAGCACCCCACTGGTGAAGTAGGCGTAGCGGAAGCCGCAGGGATCGCCGTAGTACCAATAGGGCGCCGTCTCGGTCAGCCGCCCCTGGGCGACCAACTGCTCGCACAGGCTGGCCCAACGGTCGGCGATGCCGAAGGCGATGGCCCAGGGCAGGTACTGGCTGAAGATGTCCTGCCCCTCCTCGAACTTCAGCTGGTCGGCCTCGGCGGTCTTGAGGTACTCCTCGAACCCCTGCACCTGATCTGTATAGGCGCGGCCCATGGCGGTACGGGTGCCCCGCCGTGCGATCGACGAGCGAATGAGCAGGGTGATGATTCCCACGACGACCAGGGCCCCGATGATCATCAGCGCGGTCAGCCCGGCGGCATTCGACGCCAGGGCCGCTGTATTGCTGAGCAATGACCCGCCGAACCATGCCCCGATCAACACCACGAAGCTGCCGATGACCGCTCCGCTGCGCTTGGTGCCCACCTGTCCGATGCGCTTCATGAGGCCCTGACTGGTTGCCGTGGCGGCGACCTCGCGGGCGAGCTCGGAACTGGCGTCCGACATGGAACCGGGATCAGACAGGTTCACCTCGGTGCCCACGGCAACGGAACCGAACAGAGCATCGAGCAGCTTCTTCTCATAGGGCGTGGTGGCCTTGTCCGCATCGATGAGGCGCCCGAAGAGCTCCGATGAGCCATGCCGGCCCGTCGTCGAGCGCAGCTGGATGGCCCGACGCACCGCCAGGTCAACCAGGGTGGCCGTCATCTCCTGGGAATCAACCTGACCGTCCACGAGCAGGCCGCCGAGCGCGACCGGGATCTGTGGCGGATCGAAGCGCACGGGCACCACGTCATGCTTCGAGGCGGGCCCCACCTGCGCAGCATCCACATCCACCGGCACGGTGCCCGGGGGGACACCCAGGAAGCGTTCGTCAGCACTGTTCTTGCGGAACCGGACGAGGTAGATGGCCCCGACGATCGCGGCCGCGGCCAACGTGGCAATGCCCCATGGCGCGGCCTGGGCGGCGGAGCTCTTGGCGGCGGGTTCCAGCCGGGGCGTGCCGTTGGCGACCAGGCCGCTGGCGATGCCCACGCCGACCGTCATGACCTCACTGCCCTGCTTCACATCCTGGTGGAAGACTGCCTGCTGATCCGCCACCGATGACGAGGTGCAGGCGGTATCCGACCCGACGGCGCCCGAGAAGCACTGGACCTGCTGGGCGCCACCGGGCACCGCAACAGTGATCCTGATGTCATTCACATCCGGGGTGTTGTCCCCCACCGCATCCCAGTAGAGCTGTTCCACGCCCTGTGCATCGCGCAGCGCCCCCTTGACGTCGTAGCTGATCACATAGGTGGCGGTGGCGCTGGAAACCCGCTTGTTCGCATCACCGATCTTGATCGTCACGAAGCGCTCGCGGGGATTGCCCTTGGTGGCCTCATCGCTCTGGGTGAAGCTCGCCGGTGCATCGGGACTCGAGACCTGGACATTGCTGACGTCGTAGACGATGTCCTGGTTCTTGTTGTCGCCGTCGGGCTCGCGGGTCAGCAGCGTGCGGTACATGCCATGTCGGGCCGAGTCGCTCGCGAAGCGGTAGACGAGGGTTTCCCGGACGTGGGTGGTGCCGTCAGTTCCGACCGTGTAGTCGGCCGTCCACGAGTCGAAGGAATCCGAGGTCTGTGCCAGTGCCCGTTGCGGCGCGGCGGTCAGGCCCAGGGCAACCATCAGCAGTGCCAGGAACCCCATGAGGGCGGCGCGGGTGGCGCCACCGGTGCGACGGTGCGGCGCGGCGCCCGGCGGGCGTTGGCGCGCCCCCGGGCGACCAGCAGTCATGGCGGGACTTCCCGTCGAATGTGACATCGAACACCTTCCGGTCATTGATCGGATTCACGCATCGCATATCGGGGATGCCCACGAGGCGCACCCCGGCTGCCTGCCCACGGCAAAGCAGCTCGCCATCAAACCTACGGCCTCAGCCGGGAATGGTGGCGAGCTGTTCGCATCAGGATCGGCGCGTCAGGCCACCGTGATCCAGTTCTGGGGATCATCCGTGGCACCGTTCACGTACACATGGAAGTGCAGGTGGCAGCCGGTTGACAGCCCGGTGGTGCCCACGTAGCCGATGAGCTGCCCCTTGTCGACGTGCTGACCGGCGCTCACCACATAGCTCGACGCATGGTTGTAACCGGTGGACAGGTAGACGCCATTGACCAGGCCGTGGTCGATGACCAGCCGATTTCCGTACCCGCCCGACTGTCCCGGGGTGAGCACATCGGCCACGGTACCGGCGGCTGCGGCGTACATCGGCGCATTGCAGCCCGCTCCCAGGTCGAGCCCATCATGGAACTCGGTGTAGCCCAGCACGGGATTGATGCGCGTGTGGTAGGTGTCGGTGATGGGGGCCCCGGGCACCGGATCGGCAAGTACGGAGCTGGTCGATGTCGCGATCGAATTGCCTGCGGCCGCGGCCTGGGCGGCAGCCGCATCCGCCTGTTGGGCGGCCTGCGCGGCGGCAGCGGCAGCCGCGTTGCGGTCCTTGATGCGCTGCGCCACTGCATTGGACTGGGCCTTCAGGTCGGCGTTGCGCGCCTGCGCATCGGCAAGTGCCTGCTCGGCCGCCGACTTGTCCGCCGCATTCTTGCTCACCAGCGCATCGACCTTTGCCTTGGCGTCCTGGGCTGCCTGCGCGGTGCTGGCCCTGCTGTTCAGGGCGTCAGCGGCGGCCTGTCGGTCCCGCTGGGCCGCTGCCTCGGCGTCCTTCATGGCCTGCTCGGCCTGCTCGAGCCTTTGCTCAACATCCTGGAGGCGATCGAGCTCATACTGCTGGGCCCGGAATGCCTGGTCAGTCCACTGGATGCGGTTGGACATGTCACCGGTGGACAGGTTGTTGACGAAGATCCCGATGGTGACCAGGCCACTGTTCTGCTGGGTGGTGTGACGCACATCGGTGCCGACCTTGCGCTTCTGCGCATCCACGTCGGCCCGGGCCTTCGCCGCATCATCCTGCGCCTTCACCAGGGCTGCCTCGGCATCCTTCAACGCACGGGCGGCATCGTCGTCGCTGCGTGCCGCGGCATCGCGATCGGCCTCGGCCCTGGCCAGGCCGGCCTGGGCGTCCGCCAACTGCTGCTGGGAGGCTGACAGGGTCTTCTCGGCGTCCTGGAGCTTCGCGTCGGAGGCATAGACATCCGAATCGCTCGCACCGATCTGCTGTTGCAGGCTGGCCTGCTGGTCCTCGAGGTCATCGGCGCCGGAAACGGCCGGCATCATGGACAACGCGACCGAACAGGCGACCAGTCCGACCCATGCCCGACGGGGCAGGGCCATTCTGCGCATCGCACCTCGGGTCTTCGCCTGCTTCACGGATTGGCCCCTTCCAGAGTCAAAGAAGTAATTCACGGTTCACACTCTCAAATAGCGGCGCGTTGCCACGAAGGTGGGAATGATCGACAACAGGACCCCCACGACGGCGACCCAGACCACGGCCACCGCAGTGTCACCCCAGGTGATCCAGCCCAGGCTCTGGATGGCGAGCTGGGAACGCACCCGGTCGATCACGAAGTACTGCAGTGCTGACATCGAGGCTCCGGCGAGCACCACGCCCGCGACGCCGGCGAAGAGTGCCTCCAACAGGAATGGCAGCATGATGTAGCCATTGGACGCGCCCACCAGCCGCATGATGCCGATCTCACGGCGTCGCGTGTAGGCGGACATCCGGATCGTATTGCCGATCTGCAGGGCCGCGGCCAACAGCAGCATCCCCGCAATGCCCATCGCGCCCCACTTCAGGCCGTTGAGGACCTTGAAGAAGGGGTCGAGCACACTGTGCAGGTCCTGCACCGCCTGCACGCCCATCAGGCCCTGCGATTCGGCCACCACGCCCTTGTAGTTCTGGGGATCCTTGAGCTTCACCCGGAACGAATCCTGCATCTGGTCGACGGTCAGGGAATCCTTGATGGGATTGTCCTTGTAGACCCGCTGGAATTCGTCGTAGGCCTCCTGCTTGGTCTCGTAGTAGATATTCGAGACATCGGGATTGGCGGTGAGCCGCGAACGGATCGCGTCGCGCTGTGAGGCGGTGGTGTCCTGCCCGGCCTCGCAATTGCCGCCGGCGGATTCGGTGGCGGAGTCCGCCGTGCACAGGAAGACCGAGATCTCAATCTTGTCGTACCACTTGCCCTTCATCTCATTGACCTGGGCCATGGTCATGAGGCTGGCGCCGAACAGGGCCAACGACACCCACATGGTCACGATGACGGCAATGGTCATCGACAGATTGCGCTTCAGGCCCGACCAGGTCTCACGCAGCGTGTGGCGCATGGCGGCCCATCCCATCGTTGTTTGACAATTTCATCGGCTCACAGGTTCCCGTATGCGCCCTGCTTCTGGTCGCGTACGAGCTCGCCCTTGTCGAGCTCGATGACGCGACGCCGCATCTGATCGACGATGGTCGAATCATGGGTGGCCATGATCACCGTGGTGTCACGACGATTGATCCGATCGAGCAGCTTCATGATGCCGACGCTGGTGGCCGGATCGAGGTTTCCGGTGGGCTCGTCGGCAATGAGGATCTTGGGATTGTTCACCACGGCGCGCGCAATGGCGACGCGCTGCTGCTCGCCACCGGACAATTCCTCCGGTCGACGCTCCCCCTTGTTGGCCAGGCCCACGAGCTCCAGGGTGGCGGGCACCTGTTGGCGGATCTCACGCATGGGCCTGCCCAGCACCTGCAGCGCGAACGCGACGTTCTGGTAGACGGTCTGTCCGGGCAGCAGCCGAAAATCCTGGAAGACGGTGCCGATCTGGCGGCGCAGCGCGGGCACCTTCCAGTTGTGCAGGCGCCCCAGGTCCTTGCCGGCCACGAACACCCGGCCGGTGGTGGGACGGTATTCACGAAGGATCAGGCGCAGGAAGGTCGATTTGCCCGAGCCGGAAACCCCGACGAGGAAGACGAACTCACCCTTGTCGATGTCGACGCTGACATGCCTGAGGGCAGGGGTCGTCTGCCTCGGGTAGAGCTTCGAGACGTCTTCGAAAGTAATCACGCACAGTCCTGCCGGGTGGGAAGGGGAAGAACGCTGAGTGTTTCTCAGCCCGGACAGGGGTGAGCCTATTCAGTGGGGCCCTCCGATGGGCGCCGCGGCGCGCCGGGAGCCACGCTTTCCCCAGATTTCCCCAGCCCCGCAGGAGGAGGCGTCAGGCTGCCTGTTCCTCCTGGCGACGCCACCGGATGCCGCGCTCGATGAAGCCATCAATGTCACCATCGAAGACGTTGTCGGGGCTGCCGCTCTCGAATCCGGTGCGCAGGTCCTTGACCATCTGGTACGGGTGCAGCACATAGGAACGCATCTGGCTGCCCCACGAGTTCCCGTCCGACTTGAGGGCATCCATCTCGGCCTCGCGCTCCTGGCGGGCACGTTCCAGCAGCTTTGCCTGGAGCACGCGCAGTCCCGCGGCCTTGTTCTGGATCTGGGACCGCTCGTTCTGGCAGGTGACGACAATGCCGGTGGGCAGGTGGGTGATCCGCACTGCGGAGTCGGTCGTGTTGACGCCCTGGCCACCGGGGCCGGAGGCGTGGAACACATCGACCCGGATGTCCTTCTCCGGAATGTCGATGTTGTCGGTCTCCTCCACCACCGGCAACACCTCCACGCCGGCAAAGCTGGTCTGGCGGCGTCCCTGGTTGTCGAAGGGGCTGATGCGCACCAGGCGGTGCGTGCCCTGCTCCACGGACAACGTGCCGTATGCGTAGGGCGACTTCACCGTGAAGGTCGCGGACTTGATGCCGGCCTCCTCGGCGTAGCTGATGTCGTAGACCTCGTAGCTGTATGCGTGGCGCTCCGCCCACCGCTCGTACATGCGCAGCAGCATCGCCGCGAAGTCGGCGGCATCGACGCCCCCGGCCTCCGAGCGGATGGTCACCAGTGCGTCGCGCTCGTCGTATTCGCCCGACAGCAGGGTCTGCACCTCAAGGGTGTCGATCTCATCGGCCAGCGTGGCGATTTCCTTCTCGGCCTCCTGGGCCGTGTCGGCATCGCTCTCCTCACTGGCGAGCTCGAGCAGCGTGCTCGCGTCGTCGAGGCGCGAACGCAGGGTCTGCACCTTTTCCACGCTGGACTGCAGCCGTGACAATCGGGACGTCACGGACTGTGCATGCTCCTGGTCGTTCCACAGGTCGGGAGCCGACGCTTCGGTTTCCAGCTCTTCGATCTGCTTGTTCTTGGCAGGCACGTCAACGACCGCTTCGATCGAGCTGAGCGACTTGTTGAGCTGGGAAAGGTGTTCGGTTAGTTCATCGAGGGCCACGATCAGGAATTCTACCGGGTCGCCCTAGTGGGAGAATGAACGCTGACAAGGCAGCCGCCCGGTCGAACGCCAACGGCAGCAATCGGAAGGAACCATGGCAGCGCTCAAGGACCAGCTCAAGAAGGATCTCGTGGTGGCGATGAAGGCCCACGACGAGACGGCCAAGACGACAATCCGGATGGCCGTGGCCGCCATCATGAACGCAGAGGTGGCCGGTAAGGCCCACGAGCTGAGTGACGAGGAAGAGCTCAAGATCCTCACCCGCGAGGTGCACACCCGGGAGGAATCCGCCGAGACCTATGCTGCGGCCGGACGTGAGGAGCTCGCCGCCAAGGAGAGCGCCGAGGCCGAATTGCTCAAGAAGTACCTGCCCGAGCAGTTGGACGCCGCACAGTTGCAGCAGATCGTCGATGACGTGGTGGCGCAGGCATCGACCGACGGCAAGCCGACCATGAAGCAGATGGGCCAGCTGGTGCGGGCGGCCAACGAGCAGGTGAAGGGCCGCGCCGAGGGCAAGGCCGTCGCAGACCTGGTCAGGAAGGCGATCACCGGCTGAGCGCCCTGAGCCGCTAGACTCTCGCAGGTCCCGGCTCTTCGGGCGCATAGCTCAGTTGGTTAGAGCGCGTGCCTTACAAGCACGATGTCGGCGGTTCGAGTCCGTCTGCGCCCACCCCTGCTTTCCCCCTCTTGCCTTTCCCCCTCTTGCCCCCGGCATCTCCCGTGCCCGGGCACATTTGGCTTTTCTCAGGCATATTGCCCGGCGAGTTCCAGCGCCGACGCGGTGTAGCCACCCCCGAAGAGCACCGCGTGCATGATGATCATCGTCAGCTGGTGGAGTGCGATGCGTTCCTGCCAGCCTGCGGCCAACGCCGACTCGGCGTCATAGCCCGCATAGACCTCCGACAGGCGGGGGAAACCGAAGACGGACAGGGCCGCCAGGTCGGTCTCGGCGTGGCCGCCGTGCGCCATCGGATCGATCAGGGTGGCGCCGGTGGCTCCCCCGTCATACATCGCGTTGCCGGCCCACAGGTCGCCGTGCAGGCGCGCCAC
The window above is part of the Propionibacterium freudenreichii subsp. freudenreichii genome. Proteins encoded here:
- a CDS encoding ComF family protein; the protein is MNLSHVIAAGQDLLLGSECVACGSPGPVLCAPCDRRLDDGPLVREPDGDDLVDGMVPVWSGSRYDPIAGKLVIAFKDRGAWTLAAPLSRLVSRALAGLLLAGPGGDASPLWGARGPTAGAGGEVPILVPVPADPRRVRARGLDHTTTITRRAAAVCGLEWCKLLRRVSATRDQIGLGSAARRAGQHGTMSIGSPRWCLPRTRGPQLWQARPIVVVDDVVTTGATVREAVRALRAAGARVWGVACAAQTELAGSVPRRVGSPLAPGDQTR
- a CDS encoding response regulator transcription factor, translated to MTDIEVGGPGLVLIVQDDAERADELHDLLSELGFATRWCASASIALKSFHETRPDLVVMEVGLAGRSGLDVCREIRRESDVPIILVSTGSATEDIVEGFRAGADDYIVEPFAGAELLVRVQARMRRRRNGIQARHTVMVDDLEVDVDNRQVRRHREPINVTPTEFKLLVTLVERPGHVFSREELLAEVWGYGHAGDERVVTVHVQRLRAKIEADPDRPRIVTTVRGLGYRLGHTTDVRWIPEPLTV
- a CDS encoding YqgE/AlgH family protein; this translates as MNFSSSPHAGELLVSSEAAGGGFFDQAVIFLLDNDENGAIGVALNKPSTTPVAEVLPAWAGELNPPSVLFAGGPVAPNGAICLAKVMDSGEEPPGWRPVLGDVGLLHLDTPVEIAAGAYSDVRVFAGYSGWDPGQLSDELDRGVWLRAPARDEDVFGAQAEGLWRRVLRRVGGDAGLLSGYADKPALN
- a CDS encoding DUF1707 and DUF4870 domain-containing protein, whose translation is MPMPSGSPIPGFTPESFGAAGRDLLDAPITEEQRQRSERYLQDAYAEGRLSHEEFGRRIDKVLRARTRRELNAALEGFVKAGLASQVVGQFGAYPSVVVPREVRRSAGRWAGAAAHWSGAFTWIVGPAAVYALSKPHSYPHREAAKAFNTQIAIAIVSALVVGFSALLGLGWIPFAVWSALALVLIVVSGLNASDGKDSRNVLQRVLPIRVLDEK
- the smpB gene encoding SsrA-binding protein SmpB, translated to MPREKGEKMIARNKKALHDYSIGERLEAGIVLTGTEVKSLRDGRASLVDAFATIDDNEVWLRNANIPEYTLGTWRNHSAMRKRKLLLHRQEIKRLERALGDSGGRTLVPLSIYFKDGNAKVEIAVGTGKREWDKRQTIRERDMNREAERDLADRNRRHRH
- a CDS encoding DUF2207 domain-containing protein; the protein is MTAGRPGARQRPPGAAPHRRTGGATRAALMGFLALLMVALGLTAAPQRALAQTSDSFDSWTADYTVGTDGTTHVRETLVYRFASDSARHGMYRTLLTREPDGDNKNQDIVYDVSNVQVSSPDAPASFTQSDEATKGNPRERFVTIKIGDANKRVSSATATYVISYDVKGALRDAQGVEQLYWDAVGDNTPDVNDIRITVAVPGGAQQVQCFSGAVGSDTACTSSSVADQQAVFHQDVKQGSEVMTVGVGIASGLVANGTPRLEPAAKSSAAQAAPWGIATLAAAAIVGAIYLVRFRKNSADERFLGVPPGTVPVDVDAAQVGPASKHDVVPVRFDPPQIPVALGGLLVDGQVDSQEMTATLVDLAVRRAIQLRSTTGRHGSSELFGRLIDADKATTPYEKKLLDALFGSVAVGTEVNLSDPGSMSDASSELAREVAATATSQGLMKRIGQVGTKRSGAVIGSFVVLIGAWFGGSLLSNTAALASNAAGLTALMIIGALVVVGIITLLIRSSIARRGTRTAMGRAYTDQVQGFEEYLKTAEADQLKFEEGQDIFSQYLPWAIAFGIADRWASLCEQLVAQGRLTETAPYWYYGDPCGFRYAYFTSGVLSGVDSGISVPESSGGAGFGSGGSAFGGGGFSGGGGGGGGAGGW
- a CDS encoding M23 family metallopeptidase — its product is MKQAKTRGAMRRMALPRRAWVGLVACSVALSMMPAVSGADDLEDQQASLQQQIGASDSDVYASDAKLQDAEKTLSASQQQLADAQAGLARAEADRDAAARSDDDAARALKDAEAALVKAQDDAAKARADVDAQKRKVGTDVRHTTQQNSGLVTIGIFVNNLSTGDMSNRIQWTDQAFRAQQYELDRLQDVEQRLEQAEQAMKDAEAAAQRDRQAAADALNSRASTAQAAQDAKAKVDALVSKNAADKSAAEQALADAQARNADLKAQSNAVAQRIKDRNAAAAAAAQAAQQADAAAAQAAAAGNSIATSTSSVLADPVPGAPITDTYHTRINPVLGYTEFHDGLDLGAGCNAPMYAAAAGTVADVLTPGQSGGYGNRLVIDHGLVNGVYLSTGYNHASSYVVSAGQHVDKGQLIGYVGTTGLSTGCHLHFHVYVNGATDDPQNWITVA
- the ftsX gene encoding permease-like cell division protein FtsX, which encodes MRHTLRETWSGLKRNLSMTIAVIVTMWVSLALFGASLMTMAQVNEMKGKWYDKIEISVFLCTADSATESAGGNCEAGQDTTASQRDAIRSRLTANPDVSNIYYETKQEAYDEFQRVYKDNPIKDSLTVDQMQDSFRVKLKDPQNYKGVVAESQGLMGVQAVQDLHSVLDPFFKVLNGLKWGAMGIAGMLLLAAALQIGNTIRMSAYTRRREIGIMRLVGASNGYIMLPFLLEALFAGVAGVVLAGASMSALQYFVIDRVRSQLAIQSLGWITWGDTAVAVVWVAVVGVLLSIIPTFVATRRYLRV
- the ftsE gene encoding cell division ATP-binding protein FtsE gives rise to the protein MITFEDVSKLYPRQTTPALRHVSVDIDKGEFVFLVGVSGSGKSTFLRLILREYRPTTGRVFVAGKDLGRLHNWKVPALRRQIGTVFQDFRLLPGQTVYQNVAFALQVLGRPMREIRQQVPATLELVGLANKGERRPEELSGGEQQRVAIARAVVNNPKILIADEPTGNLDPATSVGIMKLLDRINRRDTTVIMATHDSTIVDQMRRRVIELDKGELVRDQKQGAYGNL
- the prfB gene encoding peptide chain release factor 2, whose product is MALDELTEHLSQLNKSLSSIEAVVDVPAKNKQIEELETEASAPDLWNDQEHAQSVTSRLSRLQSSVEKVQTLRSRLDDASTLLELASEESDADTAQEAEKEIATLADEIDTLEVQTLLSGEYDERDALVTIRSEAGGVDAADFAAMLLRMYERWAERHAYSYEVYDISYAEEAGIKSATFTVKSPYAYGTLSVEQGTHRLVRISPFDNQGRRQTSFAGVEVLPVVEETDNIDIPEKDIRVDVFHASGPGGQGVNTTDSAVRITHLPTGIVVTCQNERSQIQNKAAGLRVLQAKLLERARQEREAEMDALKSDGNSWGSQMRSYVLHPYQMVKDLRTGFESGSPDNVFDGDIDGFIERGIRWRRQEEQAA